In Sorghum bicolor cultivar BTx623 chromosome 10, Sorghum_bicolor_NCBIv3, whole genome shotgun sequence, one genomic interval encodes:
- the LOC110430787 gene encoding uncharacterized protein LOC110430787 isoform X4, which translates to MMIKEIVMMMKLNLLCGHNPLRFLDSPPGYSRKIITRRIKKASGPNMPPGGRSGKRVRAPEGSQLEPPSAQLRSSKRLQLSAIDGQPAEEGNGSAGAVQGNGAGAQQGNGAGGDDIAAAENDNGAADQDMATVHEDNVAAEDDTQAPAQRRPRDPRPPTKGAYLDKMTKAMGHRLPIAVAPGKRRPHEPVQAAKFASESGVLIRDNVPILPHWKNYKNDEKYYNEFVSKLCGRLAINKTDEPTKKACTDMLRSSVRQMRYRLKKKYFNGVPANEVRTSSPVSCMSDDEWNALTAKWKNPKNMETSEKNKTNRSKVKYHQTTGSRSYVAHLHAYKKQSNNAEPSTHQNEELDVVEAFKTCHTSSKKGLDESAREALSNMEALRAAPVDEGETAVSSVQVVSQALPKNSSNSFLKNIGIKPTTSSKSAALNESDLREQLAAEARAVVQGELDALQKKSEEADEKLERQQKEMEEMRKQIEINQKELQETNVLLRRMLSLNNAST; encoded by the exons TCCCCTCCAGGGTATAGTCGGAAAATCATCACTCGGAGGATTAAAAAGGCTTCAGGTCCCAACATGCCGCCAGGAGGTAGGTCTGGTAAGAGAGTGAGGGCACCGGAAGGTTCACAGCTGGAACCTCCTAGTGCCCAGTTAAGATCATCAAAAAGGCTTCAACTGTCAGCGATAGATGGTCAGCCTGCAGAGGAAGGCAATGGATCAGCTGGTGCAGTGCAAGGCAATGGAGCTGGTGCCCAACAAGGCAATGGAGCTGGTGGTGATGACATTGCAGCCGCAGAGAATGACAATGGAGCTGCTGATCAAGACATGGCAACTGTACATGAAGATAATGTAGCTGCAGAGGATGACACTCAAG CTCCTGCACAGCGACGCCCAAGGGATCCCAGGCCACCCACCAAGGGAGCATACTTGGACAAGATGACAAAAGCTATGGGACATAGACTGCCCATAGCTGTTGCTCCAGGCAAAAGAAGGCCTCATGAACCTGTTCAAGCAGCCAAGTTTGCATCTGAGTCTGGTGTCCTCATTCGGGACAACGTTCCTATCCTACCTCATTGGAAGAACTACAAGAACGATGAAAAATATTACAACGAGTTTGTGTCAAAGCTTTGC GGGCGCTTGGCCATAAACAAAACGGACGAGCCAACCAAGAAAGCTTGCACCGATATGCTGCGCTCTTCGGTGCGACAAATGCGCTATCGGCTGAAGAAAAAGTACTTCAATGGTGTGCCTGCAAATGAGGTTCGGACATCTTCTCCAGTTTCATGCATGTCTGATGATGAGTGGAATGCACTGACTGCAAAGTGGAAAAATCCAAAGAACATG GAAACAAGTGAAAAGAACAAGACTAATCGCAGTAAAGTCAAGTATCATCAGACTACCGGCTCTCGTAGCTATGTGGCACACTTGCATGCATAT AAGAAGCAAAGTAACAATGCAGAACCAAGCACTCACCAAAATGAAGAACTTGATGTGGTGGAGGCCTTCAAGACCTGCCATACCAGCTCCAAAAAAGGTCTTGATGAATCAGCAAGAGAGGCACTT TCCAACATGGAAGCTTTGAGGGCAGCCCCTGTTGATGAAGGTGAGACAGCAGTTTCTAGTGTGCAGGTTGTGTCCCAGGCCCTCCCCAAGAACAGCTCGAACAGTTTCCTCAAGAATATTGGCATCAAACCAACGACATCGTCTAAGTCTGCAGCATTGAATGAAAGCGACCTTCGGGAGCAACTAGCAGCTGAAGCTAGAGCTGTTGTACAGGGTGAACTCGATGCTCTCCAGAAGAAAAGTGAAGAAGCTGATGAAAAGCTCGAGAGGCAACAAAAGGAGATGGAGGAGATGAGGAAGCAGATAGAGATAAACCAGAAGGAATTGCAGGAGACCAATGTGCTGCTCAGGCGTATGTTGTCCCTCAACAACGCTTCGACATGA
- the LOC110430787 gene encoding uncharacterized protein LOC110430787 isoform X5: MPPGGRSGKRVRAPEGSQLEPPSAQLRSSKRLQLSAIDGQPAEEGNGSAGAVQGNGAGAQQGNGAGGDDIAAAENDNGAADQDMATVHEDNVAAEDDTQAPAQRRPRDPRPPTKGAYLDKMTKAMGHRLPIAVAPGKRRPHEPVQAAKFASESGVLIRDNVPILPHWKNYKNDEKYYNEFVSKLCGRLAINKTDEPTKKACTDMLRSSVRQMRYRLKKKYFNGVPANEVRTSSPVSCMSDDEWNALTAKWKNPKNMETSEKNKTNRSKVKYHQTTGSRSYVAHLHAYKKQSNNAEPSTHQNEELDVVEAFKTCHTSSKKGLDESAREALSNMEALRAAPVDEGETAVSSVQVVSQALPKNSSNSFLKNIGIKPTTSSKSAALNESDLREQLAAEARAVVQGELDALQKKSEEADEKLERQQKEMEEMRKQIEINQKELQETNVLLRRMLSLNNAST; the protein is encoded by the exons ATGCCGCCAGGAGGTAGGTCTGGTAAGAGAGTGAGGGCACCGGAAGGTTCACAGCTGGAACCTCCTAGTGCCCAGTTAAGATCATCAAAAAGGCTTCAACTGTCAGCGATAGATGGTCAGCCTGCAGAGGAAGGCAATGGATCAGCTGGTGCAGTGCAAGGCAATGGAGCTGGTGCCCAACAAGGCAATGGAGCTGGTGGTGATGACATTGCAGCCGCAGAGAATGACAATGGAGCTGCTGATCAAGACATGGCAACTGTACATGAAGATAATGTAGCTGCAGAGGATGACACTCAAG CTCCTGCACAGCGACGCCCAAGGGATCCCAGGCCACCCACCAAGGGAGCATACTTGGACAAGATGACAAAAGCTATGGGACATAGACTGCCCATAGCTGTTGCTCCAGGCAAAAGAAGGCCTCATGAACCTGTTCAAGCAGCCAAGTTTGCATCTGAGTCTGGTGTCCTCATTCGGGACAACGTTCCTATCCTACCTCATTGGAAGAACTACAAGAACGATGAAAAATATTACAACGAGTTTGTGTCAAAGCTTTGC GGGCGCTTGGCCATAAACAAAACGGACGAGCCAACCAAGAAAGCTTGCACCGATATGCTGCGCTCTTCGGTGCGACAAATGCGCTATCGGCTGAAGAAAAAGTACTTCAATGGTGTGCCTGCAAATGAGGTTCGGACATCTTCTCCAGTTTCATGCATGTCTGATGATGAGTGGAATGCACTGACTGCAAAGTGGAAAAATCCAAAGAACATG GAAACAAGTGAAAAGAACAAGACTAATCGCAGTAAAGTCAAGTATCATCAGACTACCGGCTCTCGTAGCTATGTGGCACACTTGCATGCATAT AAGAAGCAAAGTAACAATGCAGAACCAAGCACTCACCAAAATGAAGAACTTGATGTGGTGGAGGCCTTCAAGACCTGCCATACCAGCTCCAAAAAAGGTCTTGATGAATCAGCAAGAGAGGCACTT TCCAACATGGAAGCTTTGAGGGCAGCCCCTGTTGATGAAGGTGAGACAGCAGTTTCTAGTGTGCAGGTTGTGTCCCAGGCCCTCCCCAAGAACAGCTCGAACAGTTTCCTCAAGAATATTGGCATCAAACCAACGACATCGTCTAAGTCTGCAGCATTGAATGAAAGCGACCTTCGGGAGCAACTAGCAGCTGAAGCTAGAGCTGTTGTACAGGGTGAACTCGATGCTCTCCAGAAGAAAAGTGAAGAAGCTGATGAAAAGCTCGAGAGGCAACAAAAGGAGATGGAGGAGATGAGGAAGCAGATAGAGATAAACCAGAAGGAATTGCAGGAGACCAATGTGCTGCTCAGGCGTATGTTGTCCCTCAACAACGCTTCGACATGA